The Tripterygium wilfordii isolate XIE 37 chromosome 4, ASM1340144v1, whole genome shotgun sequence genome has a window encoding:
- the LOC119997324 gene encoding putative F-box/LRR-repeat protein At5g41840 isoform X1, giving the protein MHSIYVQANMDVGPPLGLPGSPIPREVEEIEEYINEEVEINIIEEVGENLIEVPVTPPPRKKRTTIARPKFTDRINELLMHIVHHIISFLPTEDFLKLSLSSKRFRDLCISSPSLSFDGMSVGVLPSIYLLNYLDRIMSLHKNTETYSLRVYWGIQSFEEKYRICSWLHKAISCNVKVLDLKFWVEDFAIPVDVFCSKSLRSLKLNFSGGKLKLPSNSGISTKLQSLLLKHFVPENKQHFEEWISLACKSLNSLDLVYFAGVDNIRINSSSLKQLNIYTACNVDLCFLEVSAAMLKDMDLYWTFGHTNNISFADY; this is encoded by the coding sequence ATGCATAGCATATATGTACAGGCAAATATGGATGTTGGCCCTCCCTTGGGTTTACCTGGTAGTCCCATACCCAGGGAAgtggaagaaattgaagaatatATAAATGAAGAAGTTGAAATAAATATCATTGAAGAAGTTGGAGAAAATTTGATTGAAGTACCAGTAACACCTCCACCTAGGAAAAAGCGAACTACTATTGCTCGTCCCAAATTTACTGATCGAATTAATGAACTTCTGATGCACATTGTGCATCATATCATTTCTTTCTTACCTACTGAAGATTTCCTCAAACTAAGCTTGTCATCCAAAAGGTTCAGAGATTTGTGCATCTCTAGTCCATCCTTGAGCTTTGATGGCATGAGTGTTGGAGTCTTGCCATCGATTTACCTTCTGAATTATCTAGACAGGATTATGAGTCTCCACAAAAACACCGAAACGTATAGTCTCAGAGTCTATTGGGGTATTCAAAGCTTCGAGGAAAAATATCGTATATGTTCATGGTTGCACAAAGCGATAAGCTGCAATGTCAAAGTGCTTGATCTCAAGTTCTGGGTTGAAGATTTCGCAATTCCTGTTGATGTCTTTTGTAGCAAGTCGTTGAGGTCTTTGAAGCTGAACTTTAGCGGAGGCAAACTGAAACTGCCTTCAAATTCTGGCATCTCTACTAAACTACAATCCTTGTTGCTGAAACACTTTGTACCCGAAAACAAGCAGCATTTTGAAGAATGGATTTCATTGGCTTGCAAGTCCCTTAATAGTTTGGATCTTGTTTACTTTGCAGGGGTGGATAATATTAGGATCAATAGTTCATCTCTGAAACAGCTCAACATTTACACCGCTTGTAATGTAGACCTTTGCTTCCTTGAAGTCTCAGCAGCTATGCTAAAGGATATGGATCTGTATTGGACTTTTGGACACACAAATAATATCAGTTTCGCAGATTATTGA
- the LOC119997324 gene encoding putative F-box/LRR-repeat protein At5g41840 isoform X2 — MDVGPPLGLPGSPIPREVEEIEEYINEEVEINIIEEVGENLIEVPVTPPPRKKRTTIARPKFTDRINELLMHIVHHIISFLPTEDFLKLSLSSKRFRDLCISSPSLSFDGMSVGVLPSIYLLNYLDRIMSLHKNTETYSLRVYWGIQSFEEKYRICSWLHKAISCNVKVLDLKFWVEDFAIPVDVFCSKSLRSLKLNFSGGKLKLPSNSGISTKLQSLLLKHFVPENKQHFEEWISLACKSLNSLDLVYFAGVDNIRINSSSLKQLNIYTACNVDLCFLEVSAAMLKDMDLYWTFGHTNNISFADY, encoded by the coding sequence ATGGATGTTGGCCCTCCCTTGGGTTTACCTGGTAGTCCCATACCCAGGGAAgtggaagaaattgaagaatatATAAATGAAGAAGTTGAAATAAATATCATTGAAGAAGTTGGAGAAAATTTGATTGAAGTACCAGTAACACCTCCACCTAGGAAAAAGCGAACTACTATTGCTCGTCCCAAATTTACTGATCGAATTAATGAACTTCTGATGCACATTGTGCATCATATCATTTCTTTCTTACCTACTGAAGATTTCCTCAAACTAAGCTTGTCATCCAAAAGGTTCAGAGATTTGTGCATCTCTAGTCCATCCTTGAGCTTTGATGGCATGAGTGTTGGAGTCTTGCCATCGATTTACCTTCTGAATTATCTAGACAGGATTATGAGTCTCCACAAAAACACCGAAACGTATAGTCTCAGAGTCTATTGGGGTATTCAAAGCTTCGAGGAAAAATATCGTATATGTTCATGGTTGCACAAAGCGATAAGCTGCAATGTCAAAGTGCTTGATCTCAAGTTCTGGGTTGAAGATTTCGCAATTCCTGTTGATGTCTTTTGTAGCAAGTCGTTGAGGTCTTTGAAGCTGAACTTTAGCGGAGGCAAACTGAAACTGCCTTCAAATTCTGGCATCTCTACTAAACTACAATCCTTGTTGCTGAAACACTTTGTACCCGAAAACAAGCAGCATTTTGAAGAATGGATTTCATTGGCTTGCAAGTCCCTTAATAGTTTGGATCTTGTTTACTTTGCAGGGGTGGATAATATTAGGATCAATAGTTCATCTCTGAAACAGCTCAACATTTACACCGCTTGTAATGTAGACCTTTGCTTCCTTGAAGTCTCAGCAGCTATGCTAAAGGATATGGATCTGTATTGGACTTTTGGACACACAAATAATATCAGTTTCGCAGATTATTGA